In Synechococcales cyanobacterium CNB, the following proteins share a genomic window:
- a CDS encoding phosphoglucosamine mutase, with protein sequence MRDGPLMVGVSGMRGIVGTSLTTEVAARFAAAFGSWLPRRGGRPVVVVGRDGRAGCDPIHAAAVAGLTGAGCDVIDLGVEMTPTVGVMVDELDAAGGLVVTASHNGQEWNGIKCLVAEGEGVAEGVRACAPPPPAADEIAATFRGGRVVWRNWSEAGRVRRRHDAGWDHAALVLRRLGDELVALIRERRYSVVLDSVNAAGVEGGRRLLESLGCRVTHLGDDESGVFPHPPEPTRENLGTLCAAVSESRADAGFAQDPDGDRLAIIDGEGRYVGEEWTLVLAARSVLEACDALGARAHEGHRGIVLCANLSTSRMIDDLAREHGARVVRTPVGEAHVAGAMKREGSEIGGEGNGGVIWPGVTCVRDSLSAMALVLALMARHGRALAELIAEMPAYAIEKRKVEMAAREAASPAVERVAAWASREGARADRQDGVRVDWDDCRHAGGGPAWVHVRASNTEPIMRLIAEARTGDGAARLLAEVERAIGR encoded by the coding sequence ATGCGCGACGGTCCGTTGATGGTCGGGGTGAGCGGGATGCGCGGGATCGTCGGCACGAGCCTGACGACCGAAGTCGCGGCGCGGTTCGCCGCGGCGTTCGGGTCGTGGCTGCCTCGACGGGGGGGCAGGCCGGTGGTCGTTGTCGGGCGCGACGGACGCGCGGGGTGCGACCCGATCCACGCTGCGGCCGTTGCGGGCCTCACCGGCGCGGGATGCGACGTGATCGACCTCGGCGTCGAGATGACCCCCACCGTCGGCGTGATGGTGGACGAACTCGACGCGGCGGGCGGCCTCGTCGTCACCGCCAGCCATAACGGCCAGGAATGGAACGGGATCAAGTGCCTCGTCGCCGAGGGTGAGGGCGTCGCCGAGGGCGTGCGCGCTTGCGCCCCGCCGCCGCCGGCCGCTGACGAGATCGCCGCGACGTTCCGCGGTGGGCGTGTCGTGTGGCGGAACTGGTCGGAGGCGGGGCGAGTGCGGCGCCGGCACGACGCGGGCTGGGACCACGCCGCGCTCGTGCTCCGCAGGCTCGGCGACGAACTCGTCGCGCTCATCCGCGAACGGCGCTACTCGGTCGTGCTGGACTCGGTGAACGCGGCCGGGGTCGAGGGCGGGCGGCGGCTGCTCGAATCGCTCGGCTGCCGCGTCACACACCTCGGCGACGACGAGTCTGGCGTCTTCCCCCACCCGCCGGAACCGACACGCGAAAACCTCGGCACACTCTGCGCGGCGGTGAGCGAGTCCCGGGCGGACGCCGGCTTCGCGCAGGATCCTGACGGCGACCGCCTCGCGATCATCGACGGCGAAGGGAGATACGTCGGCGAGGAGTGGACGCTCGTGCTCGCCGCGCGGAGCGTGCTGGAGGCGTGCGACGCGCTGGGTGCGCGCGCGCACGAGGGACACCGCGGCATCGTGCTGTGCGCGAACCTCTCGACCAGCCGAATGATCGACGACCTCGCACGCGAGCACGGGGCGCGTGTCGTTCGCACGCCCGTCGGCGAGGCACACGTCGCCGGCGCGATGAAGCGCGAAGGCTCCGAGATCGGTGGGGAGGGGAACGGCGGCGTCATCTGGCCGGGCGTGACCTGCGTCCGCGACTCACTGAGCGCGATGGCCCTCGTGCTCGCCCTGATGGCCCGGCACGGGCGGGCGCTCGCCGAGCTGATCGCGGAAATGCCCGCCTATGCGATCGAGAAGCGCAAGGTCGAGATGGCCGCCCGCGAGGCGGCGTCGCCCGCCGTCGAGCGCGTCGCCGCCTGGGCGAGCAGGGAAGGTGCCCGCGCCGACCGTCAGGACGGTGTGCGCGTGGACTGGGACGACTGCCGCCACGCGGGCGGCGGTCCGGCGTGGGTCCACGTGCGGGCGAGCAACACCGAGCCGATCATGCGGCTGATCGCCGAGGCGCGCACCGGCGACGGCGCGGCCCGCCTGCTGGCCGAGGTCGAGCGTGCCATCGGGCGGTGA
- a CDS encoding 6-carboxytetrahydropterin synthase — MYSISVETEFCAAHAIVIAGVREPLHGHNWRVTATISGDTLDDEGVLCDFHAVEAALREVISPFVNANLHDSPPFNRRNPTAELVARHIADELAVRLAPSLARGARVSAVSVTEAPGCAATYRPEP; from the coding sequence ATGTATTCCATCTCCGTCGAGACCGAGTTCTGCGCCGCGCACGCCATCGTCATCGCCGGCGTGCGCGAGCCGCTCCACGGGCACAACTGGCGAGTGACGGCGACGATCTCCGGCGACACGCTCGACGATGAGGGCGTGCTCTGCGACTTCCACGCCGTCGAGGCCGCGCTCCGCGAGGTCATCTCTCCTTTCGTCAACGCGAACCTGCACGATTCGCCCCCGTTCAACCGCCGCAACCCTACCGCCGAACTCGTGGCGCGGCACATCGCCGACGAACTCGCCGTGCGTCTCGCGCCGTCGCTCGCCCGGGGCGCCCGCGTGTCAGCCGTGAGCGTCACCGAAGCCCCCGGTTGCGCCGCGACCTACCGTCCTGAGCCGTGA
- the ppk1 gene encoding polyphosphate kinase 1: protein MTQTRRANSVTREPEPSPEASHFFNRDLSWLEFNRRVLAQAADADFPLLERVKFLAIFSNNLDEFFMKRVGLLKRSVHAGIDSPGPDGLRGRQVLAAIRERVIELQRVQAELWERTLRPALEAEGVRILRYADLNADERTAIDAWYRANVFPVLTPLAVDPGHRFPFISNLSENLGILVCAPGSPERHFARIKVPDVLPRFVPVGADAPMQPGDLARLPVSQDAPLRLLPLEELILNNLDDLFPGMETHDVTPFRLTRNAAVEREDDEVEDLLEHVEAELHMRRFASAVRIETAPNPSPGVLAFVTDELGLTEEDVYKRPGPLEYADLFQVAEVALPHLKFEPWIPAVPPAIAHASSSDSDLFAIVRERDVLLHHPYESFKASVERFIAAAARDPDVLAIKQTIYRTSRDSPFVASLIRAAENGKQVACLVELRARFDEQKNLRFARQLEKHGVHVAYGVVGLKTHCKCSLVVRRESGGLRAYAHLGTGNYNPHTAQLYTDIGLLTSNPRITDDVVALFNLLTGRSQQTEYNELLIAPANLRRQFSELIRRETENARRGLPARIFVKVNSLEDRKMSELIYEASQAGVRVDLVVRGFCCLRPGVPGLSDNVRVVSVVGRFLEHSRVFHFANARENPLDGDWYIGSADWMYRNLNNRVEAVIPVRDADARRRLNRIREVMLADRRRAWSLNPDGSYTQLVPPPDAPPDSPVALGTFRTLMNDTLAASGQG from the coding sequence GTGACGCAGACCCGCCGAGCCAACTCCGTCACCCGCGAGCCGGAGCCGTCGCCCGAGGCGTCGCACTTCTTCAACCGCGACCTCTCGTGGCTGGAGTTCAACCGGCGCGTGCTGGCGCAGGCCGCCGACGCGGACTTTCCGCTGCTCGAACGGGTGAAGTTCCTCGCCATCTTCTCGAACAACCTCGACGAGTTCTTCATGAAGCGTGTCGGCCTGCTGAAGCGCTCGGTGCATGCGGGCATCGACTCGCCCGGGCCGGACGGGCTGCGCGGCCGGCAGGTGCTGGCGGCCATCCGCGAGCGCGTCATCGAGTTGCAGCGCGTGCAGGCGGAGTTGTGGGAGCGGACGCTTCGCCCCGCGCTCGAAGCCGAGGGCGTGCGCATCCTCCGCTACGCCGACCTGAACGCCGACGAACGAACCGCGATCGACGCCTGGTACCGGGCGAACGTGTTCCCGGTGCTTACGCCGCTTGCGGTCGATCCGGGCCACCGCTTCCCGTTCATCTCGAACCTCTCGGAGAACCTCGGCATTCTCGTCTGCGCGCCGGGCAGCCCCGAGCGGCACTTCGCCCGCATCAAGGTGCCCGACGTCCTGCCCCGGTTCGTCCCCGTGGGTGCGGACGCGCCCATGCAGCCCGGCGACCTCGCCCGCCTCCCGGTCTCGCAGGATGCGCCGCTGCGCCTGCTCCCGCTGGAGGAGCTGATCCTCAACAACCTCGACGACCTCTTCCCCGGCATGGAAACGCACGACGTCACGCCCTTCCGGCTGACGCGCAACGCGGCGGTCGAGCGGGAGGACGACGAGGTCGAGGATCTCCTCGAGCACGTCGAGGCGGAACTTCACATGCGCCGGTTCGCCAGCGCGGTGCGCATCGAGACCGCCCCGAACCCTTCGCCCGGCGTGCTCGCCTTCGTCACCGACGAGCTGGGCCTGACCGAGGAGGACGTCTACAAGCGGCCCGGACCGCTCGAGTACGCCGACCTCTTCCAGGTGGCGGAAGTCGCCCTGCCGCACCTGAAGTTCGAGCCGTGGATTCCCGCCGTGCCGCCCGCGATCGCGCACGCCTCGTCCTCGGACTCGGACCTCTTCGCCATCGTGCGTGAGCGCGACGTGCTGCTCCACCATCCCTACGAGTCGTTCAAGGCGTCGGTCGAGCGGTTCATCGCCGCCGCCGCCCGCGACCCGGACGTGCTGGCGATCAAGCAGACCATCTACCGTACCAGCCGCGACTCGCCCTTCGTCGCCTCGCTCATCCGCGCCGCGGAGAACGGCAAGCAGGTCGCCTGCCTCGTCGAGCTCCGCGCCCGCTTCGACGAGCAGAAGAACCTCCGCTTCGCGCGGCAGCTCGAGAAACACGGCGTCCACGTCGCCTACGGCGTCGTCGGGCTGAAGACCCACTGCAAGTGCTCCCTCGTCGTCCGCCGCGAGAGCGGCGGCCTGCGCGCCTACGCCCACCTCGGCACCGGAAACTACAACCCCCACACGGCCCAGCTCTACACCGACATCGGCCTGCTCACCTCCAACCCGCGCATCACCGACGACGTCGTCGCCCTCTTCAACCTCCTCACCGGACGCAGCCAGCAGACCGAATACAACGAGCTGCTCATCGCCCCCGCCAACCTCCGCCGCCAGTTCTCCGAGCTCATCCGCCGCGAGACAGAGAATGCACGCCGCGGTCTGCCCGCGCGCATCTTCGTCAAGGTCAACTCCCTCGAAGACCGCAAGATGAGCGAACTCATCTACGAGGCCTCGCAGGCCGGCGTGCGGGTCGATCTCGTCGTGCGCGGCTTCTGCTGCCTCCGCCCCGGCGTGCCCGGACTCTCCGACAACGTCCGCGTCGTCTCCGTCGTCGGCAGGTTCCTCGAACACTCGCGCGTCTTTCACTTCGCCAACGCCCGCGAGAACCCCCTCGACGGCGACTGGTACATCGGCTCGGCCGACTGGATGTACCGCAACCTCAACAACCGCGTCGAGGCGGTCATCCCCGTGCGCGACGCCGACGCCCGGCGACGCCTGAACCGCATCCGCGAGGTCATGCTCGCCGATCGCCGTCGCGCCTGGTCGCTCAACCCCGACGGCTCGTACACGCAACTCGTCCCCCCCCCGGACGCGCCGCCCGATTCGCCCGTCGCCCTCGGCACCTTCCGCACGCTGATGAACGACACGCTCGCCGCCTCGGGCCAAGGGTAA
- a CDS encoding pyridine nucleotide-disulfide oxidoreductase, whose protein sequence is MIDADVLIVGAGPIGLEVAAGLKRAGVSYAHVEAGQVGATFGWWAPNTRFFSSTERLAVRGVPIPSVDQAKITGEEYQAYLREIVRQFGLEIRPYRRVVGVRREGEVFVVRTARSPHGVGGKEEMGEERGMQGPAPEEGGEEYRARRVVLAIGNMHRPRMLGVAGEGLAHVSHYFEGPHKYFGTRVLIVGGKNSAVEAALRCRRVGARVTVSYRGERFDEQRVKYWLRPEIEWLIAKGEIGWLPRTVVREIRDGSVVLGDAGGRGGPTEIETDFVLLMTGYVQDPSLFEAFGIALEGPERRPTHDPRTMETNVPGVYVAGTACGGSQERTRYFIENTHVHAERIVRAITGTGSAAEEPEFGALEEA, encoded by the coding sequence ATGATCGACGCGGACGTGCTGATCGTCGGCGCTGGGCCGATCGGTCTGGAGGTTGCAGCGGGGCTGAAGCGCGCGGGGGTGTCGTACGCGCACGTCGAGGCCGGACAGGTCGGCGCGACCTTCGGGTGGTGGGCGCCGAACACCCGGTTCTTCTCCAGCACCGAGCGGCTCGCCGTCCGCGGCGTGCCGATCCCCAGCGTCGATCAGGCCAAGATCACCGGCGAGGAGTACCAGGCGTACCTGCGCGAGATCGTGCGGCAGTTCGGGCTGGAGATTCGCCCATACCGGCGTGTGGTCGGCGTGCGGCGCGAGGGAGAGGTGTTCGTTGTTCGGACAGCAAGAAGCCCGCACGGTGTGGGAGGGAAGGAGGAAATGGGGGAGGAACGGGGCATGCAAGGCCCTGCACCCGAAGAAGGAGGGGAGGAGTATCGAGCGCGGCGGGTCGTGCTGGCGATCGGGAACATGCACCGGCCGCGGATGCTGGGCGTGGCGGGCGAGGGGCTGGCGCACGTGAGCCACTACTTCGAGGGACCGCACAAGTACTTCGGCACGCGCGTGCTGATCGTGGGCGGGAAGAACTCGGCGGTGGAGGCCGCGCTGCGGTGCCGGCGGGTGGGGGCGCGTGTGACGGTCTCGTATCGCGGCGAGCGGTTCGACGAGCAGCGGGTGAAGTACTGGCTGCGGCCGGAGATCGAGTGGCTGATCGCGAAGGGCGAGATCGGGTGGCTGCCGCGGACGGTCGTGCGCGAGATCCGCGACGGCTCGGTCGTGCTCGGCGACGCGGGCGGGCGCGGCGGGCCGACCGAGATCGAAACCGATTTCGTGCTGCTGATGACCGGGTACGTGCAGGATCCATCGCTGTTCGAAGCGTTCGGCATCGCGCTGGAAGGCCCGGAACGGCGGCCGACCCACGACCCTCGAACGATGGAGACGAACGTGCCGGGCGTGTACGTCGCGGGGACGGCGTGCGGCGGCTCGCAGGAGCGCACGCGATACTTCATCGAGAACACGCACGTCCACGCCGAACGCATCGTGCGGGCGATCACGGGCACGGGGAGCGCGGCGGAGGAGCCGGAGTTCGGCGCGCTGGAGGAGGCCTGA
- a CDS encoding tetratricopeptide repeat protein, whose protein sequence is MNDWFDAEEHVERAHELYEAGRWDEAESELRKALSRNPYQAEWQFNLGLTLEAAGRYREAAEAFACAAELRPDDAPTSVLAGLNRLRAGDPEGALPLLEKAASIDPQNLDAFTYRIEANARLGRHEQAELLFYMAQQLAPDHADIYAAMADSLLERGLHDKAVWCLREAARLDPDLPRVQARLAEAYASTGRHERARQLYLLELRRDPGDVETLLDLGCLLTDMNRYAEAGEKFRRVLELEPDNPDAHFHLGELAERQGDRAGALVQFDVVVRLNAEFPGARCALAECLMQRDKPGDADRAADLLLEECADQARHPDRSDPEDAAELARLLLDADRPKEAATVFSRVLAKRPNDAEAHHGLSVARFRLRDLAGGMESARAALRLAPTMVAPMHNLALAYLEQGQWTRARYWAAQACRIDPDDPSLRRLRLRLRVHALVEVVAWLAGRVVRRKR, encoded by the coding sequence ATGAACGACTGGTTCGACGCCGAAGAGCACGTTGAACGCGCCCACGAGCTGTACGAGGCCGGGCGCTGGGACGAGGCCGAGTCCGAGTTGCGCAAGGCCCTGTCGCGCAATCCCTACCAGGCGGAGTGGCAGTTCAACCTCGGCCTTACGCTCGAGGCCGCGGGCCGGTATCGCGAGGCCGCCGAGGCGTTCGCCTGCGCCGCCGAGTTGCGCCCCGACGACGCCCCGACGTCCGTGCTCGCGGGCCTGAACCGTCTCCGTGCCGGTGACCCCGAGGGCGCGCTGCCGCTGCTGGAGAAGGCGGCCTCGATCGACCCGCAGAACCTGGACGCCTTCACGTACCGCATCGAGGCGAACGCTCGGCTCGGCCGGCACGAGCAGGCTGAACTCTTGTTCTACATGGCGCAGCAGCTCGCCCCCGACCACGCGGACATCTACGCCGCGATGGCGGACTCGCTCCTCGAGCGTGGCCTGCACGACAAGGCCGTCTGGTGTTTGCGCGAGGCGGCTCGGCTGGACCCGGACCTGCCGCGTGTGCAGGCGAGACTCGCCGAGGCCTACGCCAGCACGGGGCGCCACGAGCGGGCGCGGCAGTTGTACCTGCTGGAACTGCGGCGCGACCCGGGCGACGTGGAGACGCTCCTCGACCTCGGTTGCCTGCTGACGGACATGAACCGCTACGCCGAGGCTGGCGAGAAGTTCCGCCGCGTGCTGGAACTGGAGCCGGACAACCCCGATGCGCACTTCCACCTCGGCGAGCTGGCGGAGCGGCAGGGCGACCGGGCCGGCGCGCTGGTGCAGTTCGACGTGGTGGTGCGCCTGAACGCGGAGTTCCCGGGGGCGCGGTGCGCGCTGGCCGAGTGCCTCATGCAGCGCGACAAGCCCGGCGATGCGGATCGCGCCGCGGACCTGCTGCTCGAGGAGTGCGCCGACCAGGCCCGCCACCCGGACCGCTCGGACCCGGAGGACGCGGCGGAGCTGGCACGCCTCCTGTTGGACGCGGATCGTCCGAAGGAGGCCGCGACGGTTTTCTCCCGTGTGCTGGCGAAACGCCCGAACGACGCCGAAGCCCACCACGGGCTGAGTGTGGCGAGGTTCCGGCTGCGCGACTTGGCGGGGGGGATGGAGTCGGCCCGCGCTGCACTGCGCCTGGCCCCGACAATGGTGGCGCCGATGCACAACCTCGCGCTGGCGTATCTGGAGCAGGGGCAGTGGACGCGGGCGCGCTACTGGGCCGCGCAGGCCTGCCGCATCGACCCGGACGACCCCTCACTGCGCCGCCTGCGCCTGCGCCTGCGGGTGCACGCGCTGGTCGAGGTCGTGGCGTGGCTGGCCGGGCGGGTGGTGCGACGCAAGCGCTGA